The DNA region TCGCGATCGGCAACGTGAACTACTACGGCGCCGACAGTCCCGAGGGCTGGCACTCGCGCAACGGTGCCTGGTTCACGCGCATGTTCCAGGACCCGGCGTTCAAGGCGCGCTTCGTGGCCCGCTGGGGGGCCCTCGAGTCCGCCGGCACGATCGACTCGCTGCAGCGGCTCGTCTACGCGCGGGCGAGTTACCTGAAGGTCGTCCAGGAGCGGAACTTCGCGCGCTGGCCGATCCTCAACACCTGGGTCTGGCCCAATCGCGTGGTGATGGGCACGTACGACGACGAGATCCTGGCGATGCACGTCTGGCTGCGTGATCGTGTCCGCTGGATGGACGCCAACATCACGCACTGAGCCCGGCCCGCTGCCGGGGACCCGCCGGCCGCAGTACACTCCGGGCGTGCTGCCGCTGTCCGGCAGCCCAGACCGCCTTCCTGCACCGGACCGGATCATGCTGCGCACCCGTCGGCTCCTTGCCTGCCTCCTGCTCCCCGTGGCCGCGGCGGCCCAGACGGCGCCGGCCGCCCTCACCGTGCACCAGCGCGCGGCCCGCGAGGTCTACGAGCAGCTCGTCGAGATCAACACGGTCGACTCGGTGGGCTCCGTGACCACGGCGGTCCGGGCCATGGCGGCCCGCTTCCGCGCCGCCGGCTTTCCCGCCGCGGATATCCACGTGCTCATCCCGCCCGGCAAGCCCACCAAGGGCAACCTGGTGGTGCGCTACCGCGGCCGCGGCGGTTCGCTGAAGCCCCTGCTGCTGCTGGCCCACCTCGACGTGGTGGCCGCGCTGCGCACCGACTGGTCCCGCGATCCGTTCGAGTTGCAGGAGGCGAACGGGTTCTTCTACGGGCGTGGCACGGCGGACGACAAGGCGATGGCGTCGATGTTCGTCGCCAACCTGCTGCGCTACCGCCGCGAGGGCTTCGTGCCGGCCCGCGACCTGATCCTCGCGCTCACCGCCGACGAGGAGGGCGGCGATGCCAACGGCGTCGACTTCCTGGTGCGCAACCACCGCGCGCTGATCGACGCCGCGTATGCGATCAACGAGGGTGGCGGCGGCACGCTGAGCGGCACCACACCGCTGTTCCACTCCGTGCAGGCCGCCGAGAAGGTGCCGGTGAACTTTACGCTGACGGTGCTCAATCCCGGCGGGCACTCGAGCGTGCCGCGTCCCGACAACGCGATCAACCAGCTCGCGGCCGGCCTCGTGCACATCGCGCGGTACACCTTCCCGGTGGCGCTCAACGCGATCACGAAGCCGTTCCTGGAGGAGACCGCGAAGGTGGAGGTGCCGGCCGTGGCGGCGGCGATGCGTGCCGTGGCCGCGAACCCGCTCGACAGCGCCGCGGCGGCCACCCTCTCGCGTGACCCGCGCTACGCGTCGATGCTGCGCACCTCGTGTGTCGCGACGCGGCTCGGGGGC from Gemmatimonadaceae bacterium includes:
- a CDS encoding M20/M25/M40 family metallo-hydrolase → MLRTRRLLACLLLPVAAAAQTAPAALTVHQRAAREVYEQLVEINTVDSVGSVTTAVRAMAARFRAAGFPAADIHVLIPPGKPTKGNLVVRYRGRGGSLKPLLLLAHLDVVAALRTDWSRDPFELQEANGFFYGRGTADDKAMASMFVANLLRYRREGFVPARDLILALTADEEGGDANGVDFLVRNHRALIDAAYAINEGGGGTLSGTTPLFHSVQAAEKVPVNFTLTVLNPGGHSSVPRPDNAINQLAAGLVHIARYTFPVALNAITKPFLEETAKVEVPAVAAAMRAVAANPLDSAAAATLSRDPRYASMLRTSCVATRLGGGHAYNALPQTATANVNCRIVPTSTLEEVRATLVRVVNDTGIRVTLMQETAEKFGVAPDAIDPTLLSSATALTKQMWGDIPVIPTMSTGATDGRFLRAAGIPTYGVSGIFSQPGESNAHGRDEKLRTRSYYDGLEFLYQLVKQVSGTIAM